Proteins encoded by one window of Thermobaculum terrenum ATCC BAA-798:
- a CDS encoding TIGR03557 family F420-dependent LLM class oxidoreductase, whose product MGVIGYAAMFEQFHPTDLLKWCQLAEDVGFTSVMASDHFHPWTPQQGQSAFVWSWMGALGVQTSLRFGTGVTPPGYRYHPAIVAQAAATLEAMFPGRFWLGLGAGEALNEHIVAEYWPEPAIRLEKLMESIEVIQKLFTGKPVKYQGKHIRMETAKLYTLPETPPPIYVATSGPIMSERTGRMVDGIITVGAADEKIKMLLGRFEKGAREAGKDPSKMPKIIQLHVSWAESQEAAMEQAIKEWPNGGMNFPKQDIRNPEDFEAMAKLVRPENFKGRVLISADLEEHREHIQHFIDLGFTEVYVHNVGRNQEQFIKEFGKKVIPNLHWPEYQAVPS is encoded by the coding sequence ATGGGAGTTATAGGCTACGCTGCTATGTTTGAGCAGTTTCATCCTACTGACCTGCTGAAGTGGTGTCAGCTGGCCGAGGATGTAGGCTTTACTTCAGTGATGGCATCAGATCATTTTCATCCCTGGACTCCGCAGCAAGGCCAGAGCGCTTTTGTATGGTCCTGGATGGGTGCTCTAGGTGTTCAGACTTCTCTAAGATTTGGCACCGGAGTAACACCACCAGGGTATAGATATCATCCTGCGATCGTTGCTCAAGCTGCTGCTACTTTAGAAGCTATGTTCCCTGGCAGGTTCTGGCTTGGCTTGGGTGCGGGTGAAGCGCTGAACGAGCACATTGTGGCTGAGTACTGGCCCGAGCCGGCGATTCGTCTAGAGAAGCTGATGGAGTCGATCGAGGTGATCCAGAAACTGTTTACAGGTAAACCTGTAAAGTATCAAGGTAAACATATCAGGATGGAGACCGCCAAACTGTATACCCTGCCGGAAACTCCTCCCCCTATCTATGTAGCTACCTCTGGTCCTATTATGAGCGAGCGTACAGGACGCATGGTAGATGGTATCATCACCGTAGGTGCAGCAGATGAGAAGATCAAGATGCTGCTAGGCAGGTTCGAGAAGGGGGCTCGGGAAGCAGGCAAGGATCCATCCAAGATGCCCAAGATAATCCAGCTGCATGTATCCTGGGCTGAGTCTCAAGAAGCTGCGATGGAGCAAGCGATTAAGGAATGGCCCAACGGCGGTATGAACTTCCCCAAGCAGGATATACGCAATCCCGAAGACTTCGAGGCTATGGCCAAGCTAGTAAGACCTGAGAACTTCAAGGGTAGAGTACTAATATCTGCCGATCTGGAGGAGCACCGAGAACATATACAACACTTCATTGACCTTGGATTTACTGAGGTCTACGTACATAATGTTGGTCGTAATCAAGAGCAGTTCATAAAGGAGTTCGGAAAGAAGGTTATTCCAAATCTACATTGGCCTGAGTATCAAGCAGTCCCATCCTAA
- the cofE gene encoding coenzyme F420-0:L-glutamate ligase has product MDTLTSLQIIPVPGIPEVQPGDDLAEVIWSTLNQNNLVLQEGDILVIAHKVVSKSEGRLVDLQSVVPSDLARRYAEQYGKDPRHVEVVLRESNRIVRMDRGIIISETRHGFVCANAGVDASNVRGEECVCLLPLDPDASARSIGKRLEERTGFHLPVIITDSFGRPWRSGIVNVAIGVYGMSPVADYRGQADIYGRDLVVTVMAIADEIASAAELVMGKLSAVPVAIVRGYPYEQSEGYARSLVMPAERDLFR; this is encoded by the coding sequence TTGGATACGCTAACCTCTTTGCAGATAATACCTGTTCCTGGTATACCTGAGGTCCAGCCTGGCGATGACCTTGCTGAGGTAATTTGGTCAACACTTAATCAGAACAACCTGGTCCTTCAAGAGGGGGACATCCTGGTAATCGCTCACAAGGTGGTTAGCAAATCCGAAGGACGCCTTGTGGACCTCCAATCAGTGGTGCCTTCAGATCTCGCAAGACGTTATGCTGAGCAGTACGGCAAGGATCCTCGACATGTAGAGGTTGTGCTTCGAGAGAGTAACCGCATAGTGCGTATGGATAGAGGCATTATTATTTCTGAGACCCGGCATGGATTCGTGTGCGCTAATGCGGGCGTAGATGCTTCTAATGTCAGAGGAGAAGAGTGTGTATGCCTCCTACCCTTGGATCCGGATGCCTCAGCCAGATCTATAGGAAAGCGTTTGGAGGAGCGCACTGGTTTCCACTTACCAGTGATCATCACCGACTCCTTTGGCAGGCCTTGGAGAAGCGGTATAGTAAATGTAGCTATTGGTGTTTATGGCATGTCCCCTGTTGCTGACTATAGAGGACAGGCTGACATATATGGTAGAGATCTAGTTGTAACTGTGATGGCAATAGCGGACGAGATAGCCAGTGCTGCAGAACTGGTAATGGGTAAGTTGAGCGCTGTGCCCGTAGCTATAGTTAGAGGATATCCTTATGAGCAAAGTGAGGGATACGCAAGATCCCTAGTAATGCCCGCAGAGCGTGATCTATTCAGGTGA